One part of the Amaranthus tricolor cultivar Red isolate AtriRed21 chromosome 16, ASM2621246v1, whole genome shotgun sequence genome encodes these proteins:
- the LOC130802167 gene encoding rhamnogalacturonan I rhamnosyltransferase 1 produces the protein MVGIVEKKQKLPEFSCIMCKVEESSNELIRERKVVNGGEKEWKMDIKLEKIFNDSSKLDKLRGIRSRKAKQWMIRVGTTILFWVILLHITTMGNFWRPNLMKSWPYSLKNNAFNLHMNVEKLPMLPKIALPPKRVYTNNGYLMVSCNGGLNQMRAAICDMVAIARYLNVTLIVPELDKRSFWKDPSDFQDIFDVDQFITSLRDEVRILKELPPKWKQRVEENKGYSLAPVSWSDLSYYQNQILPLFLKHKVVHLNKTDARLANNGLPLDIQKLRCKVNYQALKFTPEIEELGRRVVNILKQKGPFLVLHLRYEMDMLAFSGCTQGCTAAEAKNLTEMRYSYPWWKEKIIDSDAKRRDGLCPLTPEETALTLRALGIDQSIQIYIASGEIYGGKRRMASLASAFPNLVRKETLLEPSDLRFFQNHSSQMAALDYLVSLESDIFVPTYDGNMARVVEGHRRYMDFKKTITLDRKLLVELIDAYNSKSLGWDEFSSAVKAAHANRMGTPHTRIMIPNKPKEEDYFYSNPYECLEQQPNEALKIA, from the exons ATGGTGGGTATTGTTGAAAAGAAGCAGAAATTACCAGAATTTAGCTGTATAATGTGTAAAGTGGAAGAATCTTCAAATGAGCTCATAAGGGAGAGAAAGGTTGTTAATGGTGGAGAAAAAGAATGGAAAATGGATATAAAATTGGAGAAAATATTtaatgattcatcaaaattGGATAAATTGAGAGGTATTCGATCTAGAAAAGCTAAGCAATGGATGATTAGAGTTGGAACTACCATTCTGTTTTGGGTGATTTTGCTACATATTACAACAATGGGTAACTTTTGGAGACCAAATTTGATGAAAAGTTGGCCTTATTCTTTGAAAAATAATGCCTTTAATTTACATATGAATGTTGAGAAGTTACCTATGCTTCCCAAGATTGCTCTTCCTCCaaaaa GGGTTTATACAAACAATGGTTACCTTATGGTATCCTGTAATGGAGGCCTTAATCAAATGAGAGCAGCA ATTTGTGATATGGTTGCGATTGCCAGATATCTGAATGTCACTCTTATTGTCCCTGAATTGGATAAAAGATCATTTTGGAAGGATCCTAG TGATTTTCAAGACATTTTTGATGTTGATCAATTCATCACGTCATTGAGAGACGAAGTTCGGATTTTGAAAGAGTTACCTCCTAAATGGAAGCAAAGAGTAGAAGAAAACAAGGGATACTCTCTGGCGCCAGTTAGTTGGTCTGATCTTTCTTATTATCAGAATCAG ATTCTTCCGTTGTTTTTGAAACATAAGGTTGTACATCTGAATAAAACCGATGCTCGTCTTGCAAATAATGGGCTGCCACTCGATATACAAAAGTTAAGATGTAAGGTGAACTATCAAGCATTAAAATTCACTCCGGAAATTGAAGAATTAGGGCGAAGGGTTGTGAATATCTTGAAGCAAAAGGGCCCGTTTCTTGTGCTTCATCTTCGATACGAAATGGACATGTTAGCTTTCTCAGGGTGTACTCAAGGGTGTACTGCAGCTGAGGCCAAAAATCTTACTGAAATGAG GTATTCTTACCCTTGGTGGAAGGAAAAAATCATAGACTCAGATGCTAAACGACGAGATGGGCTATGCCCGTTGACACCCGAGGAAACGGCCTTAACCTTAAGGGCACTAGGAATCGATCAAAGTATTCAAATCTACATTGCTTCCGGGGAAATATATGGGGGAAAACGGAGAATGGCTAGCTTAGCTTCTGCTTTTCCGAATTTG GTTAGGAAGGAGACCCTACTTGAACCTTCAGACTTAAGATTTTTCCAAAATCACTCGTCTCAGATGGCGGCTTTAGACTATTTGGTCTCGTTGGAGAGTGATATATTTGTTCCTACTTATGATGGGAATATGGCTAGAGTTGTGGAGGGCCACCGGAG ATACATGGATTTCAAGAAGACGATTACTCTGGATAGAAAGCTTCTGGTTGAATTAATCGATGCGTACAACTCCAAATCATTGGGTTGGGATGAGTTCTCATCCGCTGTTAAGGCAGCTCATGCTAACCGTATGGGAACCCCACATACGCGAATTATGATTCCCAATAAACCCAAAGAAGAAGACTATTTCTACTCCAACCCGTACGAGTGCTTGGAACAACAACCAAATGAAGCATTAAAAATCGCGTGA